One Pleuronectes platessa chromosome 9, fPlePla1.1, whole genome shotgun sequence genomic region harbors:
- the LOC128448606 gene encoding cytochrome P450 2J2-like: MDGLFGLSVFSVWPWQDVRSLLIFTLVFLVIAECLRTRRPSGFPPGPRVLPLVGNMLSLDFKNLPRQMTQLAEKYGNVYSLKMGSSWVVVLNGLDALQEGLLTKGDTLAGRPFLPLYTDVLPDLGILFTNGYLWKQQRRFALFTLKYFGVGKRSLESTIQDEFSHLSREIAGHEGKPFNPHLAINNAVSNIICSLVFGHRFEYGNEKFLTLIKLIDTASQIEGSIWAQLYNEFPMLMRRLPGPHHTLQKIFGEMVKFMKIEINQHKKDWDPAEPRDFIDCYLTEIQKSKKDDKEDAGFHENNLVMCSFDLFGAGTETTSTTLRWALLYMTKYPEIQEKVQAEIDQVIGQSRQPCMEDRKDMPYTEAVIHEVQRMGNIVPLGLPHSAIRDLQLGGYSVPKGVTVIPNLTSVLFEKDKWETPFTFNPGHFLNEEGRFVKKAAFVPFSAGKRVCLGENLARMELFVFFTSFMQHFTFSMPPGVQPVLKPRVSFIHSPQHYEICATQR, from the exons ATGGATGGGCTCTTTGGATTGTCCGTTTTCTCTGTGTGGCCGTGGCAGGACGTTCGCAGTCTGCTCATCTTCACTCTGGTCTTCTTGGTGATAGCAGAGTGTTTGAGGACCCGTCGTCCCAGCGGTTTTCCTCCAGGACCCCGGGTTCTTCCTCTTGTGGGGAACATGTTGTCACTTGACTTTAAGAATCTCCCCAGACAAATGACCCAG TTGGCAGAGAAGTATGGGAATGTGTACAGCCTTAAGATGGGCTCCTCCTGGGTAGTGGTGTTGAATGGCCTTGACGCCCTTCAAGAAGGTCTACTCACCAAGGGAGACACCCTGGCGGGCCGACCGTTTCTTCCTCTCTATACTGACGTACTTCCTGATCTGG GTATTCTCTTTACCAACGGATACTTGTGGAAACAGCAAAGACGATTTGCCCTCTTCACTCTCAAGTACTTTGGAGTTGGCAAGAGATCCCTGGAATCTACCATACAGGATGAATTCAGTCACCTATCTAGAGAGATTGCTGGTCATGAAG GCAAACCCTTCAATCCTCACTTGGCTATAAACAATGCCGTGTCCAACATCATCTGCTCCCTGGTGTTTGGTCACCGCTTTGAGTACGGCAATGAGAAGTTTCTCACCTTGATCAAGTTGATTGACACGGCATCTCAAATCGAGGGCTCCATTTGGGCTCAG CTGTACAATGAGTTTCCCATGCTGATGAGACGTCTGCCAGGCCCTCACCACACTCTTCAGAAAATCTTTGGTGAAATGGTGAAGTTTATGAAAATAGAAATCAATCAGCACAAGAAAGACTGGGACCCCGCGGAGCCCAGAGATTTCATCGACTGTTACCTGACTGAGATTCAGAAG AGCAAGAAGGACGATAAAGAGGATGCTGGTTTTCACGAGAATAATTTGGTGATGTGTTCGTTTGATCTGTTCGGAGCCGGCACTgagaccacctccaccaccctgCGCTGGGCTCTGCTCTACATGACCAAGTACCCGGAGATTCAGG AGAAAGTCCAGGCTGAAATAGACCAAGTGATTGGACAGTCCAGGCAGCCGTGCATGGAGGACCGTAAAGACATGCCCTACACTGAGGCCGTCATCCACGAGGTGCAGAGGATGGGCAACATCGTTCCTCTGGGGCTGCCTCACTCCGCCATCAGGGACCTCCAGCTGGGAGGCTACTCAGTCCCAAAG GGCGTCACAGTGATTCCTAATCTGACCTCGGTGCTGTTCGAGAAGGACAAGTGGGAGACGCCCTTCACCTTCAACCCGGGACACTTTCTGAATGAGGAGGGAAGGTTTGTGAAGAAGGCTGCGTTCGTCCCTTTCTCTGCTG GTAAGCGGGTGTGTCTCGGGGAGAACCTGGCCAGGATGGAGCTCTTCgtgttcttcacctccttcatgCAGCACTTCACCTTCTCCATGCCTCCTGGGGTGCAGCCTGTCTTAAAGCCCCGTGTTAGCTTCATTCATTCACCCCAACACTATGAAATCTGTGCCACGCAGCGTTAA
- the LOC128448161 gene encoding wnt inhibitory factor 1 encodes MKYFQLKFILSAVCELPCANGGRCVEPGTCQCPSDYTGQQCLLPLCTPACKNGGRCVDVNKCACADGWQGARCQIEPVLCRKPCKNGGVCVGLNRCRCAKGFTGSLCETAVTIPCVPPCQHGATCSPHNTCTCPEGTAGLRCERLTCPVVTTVVSMARAVRKAFRESYVDRCGPLGVQLCTKYRINQARVYLQAYRVGYKIQCPQRKGR; translated from the exons ATGAAGTACT TTCAATTGAAATTCATCCTGTCAGCGGTGTGTGAGTTGCCCTGTGCGAACGGGGGTCGCTGTGTGGAGCCTGGCACCTGCCAGTGTCCATCTGACTACACCGGTCAACAGTGCCTTTTAC cCCTGTGCACTCCTGCCTGTAAAAATGGTGGAAGATGTGTGGATGTCAACAAATGTGCGTGTGCTGATGGATGGCAAGGAGCGCGCTGCCAGATAG AACCGGTTCTGTGTCGGAAACCTTGTAAgaatggaggagtgtgtgtgggccTCAACAGGTGCCGCTGTGCCAAAGGATTCACTGGGAGCCTCTGtgaaacag CGGTGACCATACCCTGTGTGCCGCCCTGCCAACACGGCGCCACCTGCAGTCCTCACAACACGTGCACCTGTCCAGAGGGCACCGCAGGCCTGCGCTGTGAGCGACT GACGTGTCCTGTGGTCACCACGGTGGTCAGTATGGCTCGAGCAGTGAGAAAGGCGTTTAGGGAGAGTTACGTTGACCGCTGTGGACCCCTGGGAGTTCAGCTTTGCACTAAATACAG GATAAACCAGGCACGTGTGTACCTGCAGGCCTACAGGGTGGGCTACAAGATCCAGTGTCCTCAGAGGAAGGGCAGATGA
- the LOC128448162 gene encoding latent-transforming growth factor beta-binding protein 4 produces the protein MTLIWTLLSALLLGLSAAEPLSSPEENANEVLKHTEEITQIQVVENAIGYLSEPTPSNTPTTSTFLTTTTSPSSSPAPQCPGNQVLLESSSGCGCPASGMVKVGDNCTCPEGFTLDGAAGCEDIDECEGEGPCGLYASCTNTPGSYSCSCRRGYLMGAGGCQDIDECALAAVTGLQACQGEAECQNTPGSFTCLCPAGYVIALNGKSCVDVDECSFEELCRRELGNVCVNTPGSFTCRCQPGFQAEAPACVDVDECAESPAVCDGQGVCENTLGSYKCVCQPGYRGNGTHCEDDNECAFGRHGCDTNARCGNIIGSYFCQCYQGFNGDGYSCFDIDECALNNGHCEHNCTNEAGGYSCQCGSGYQLDQEGHNCTDVNECSTLNGTCKHICINTLGSFQCSCRPGYQLHIDHRTCVDIDECKLQNGGCSHSCTNSPGGHDCHCPPPLLLDRDNHTCSNVSSCKLRNGGCDHVCAVGAEGRVRCSCGTGWKLGEDLRSCVDVNECGDFTNGGCDQLCVNHPGGFYCTCRDGYEARTDDLTKCQPVCDPSCQNYGVCVAPNSCDCPPGYPGVGCSAMCSPACAHGGTCMRWNNCLCPPGWTGAGCHTGKPPLTQRLMKSDTHSRGSVTVCKHRDWFQGNKNRQHKKH, from the exons ATGACTCTCATCTGGACCCTCCTGTCAGCCCTGCTGCTGGGTTTGTCTGCGGCCGAGCCTCTGAGCAGCCCTGAGGAAAATGCAAATGAGGTCCTGAAGCACACAGAGGAGATCACACAGATCCAG GTGGTTGAAAATGCAATCGGATATCTCAGTGAACCGACGCCGAGCAACACGCCCACCACGT CAACTTTCTTGACAACCACAACTTCTCCGAGCTCCAGTCCAGCCCCTCAGTGTCCAGGAAACCAGGTTCTGCTGGAGAGCAGCTCTGGATGTGGCTGTCCTGCATCTGGCATGGTGAAGGTTGGTGACAACTGTACCTGTCCTGAGGGCTTCACTCTGGACGGAGCTGCTGGGTgtgaag ATATTGATGAGTGTGAGGGAGAAGGACCATGTGGTCTGTATGCCAGCTGCACTAATACCCCCGGCTCCTACTCGTGTAGCTGTCGCCGTGGTTACCTGATGGGTGCTGGAGGGTGCCAAG ATATAGATGAGTGTGCTCTGGCTGCAGTGACGGGTCTGCAGGCCTGTCAGGGGGAGGCTGAATGTCAGAACACCCCTGGTTCCTTCACCTGCTTGTGTCCTGCAGGATATGTCATCGCCCTCAATGGAAAAAGCTGCGTGG ATGTGGACGAGTGCAGCTTCGAGGAGCTGTGTCGCCGGGAGCTgggaaacgtgtgtgtgaacACTCCTGGCAGCTTCACATGCCGGTGCCAGCCGGGCTTCCAAGCGGAGGCGCCCGCCTGTGTCG aTGTGGACGAATGTGCGGAGAGTCCTGCGGTGTGCGATggtcagggtgtgtgtgagaacacgCTTGGGAGCTATAAGTGTGTTTGTCAACCAGGTTACCGGGGAAACGGCACACACTGCGAAG ATGACAACGAGTGTGCGTTTGGTCGTCACGGGTGTGACACCAACGCTCGGTGTGGCAACATCATTGGCTCGTATTTCTGCCAATGTTACCAGGGCTTCAATGGGGATGGATACTCTTGTTTTG ACATTGATGAGTGCGCACTGAACAACGGACACTGTGAACACAACTGCACCAACGAGGCCGGAGGCTACAGCTGCCAGTGTGGGTCCGGATACCAGCTGGACCAGGAGGGACACAACTGCACAG ATGTGAATGAGTGCTCGACGCTGAATGGGACCTGTAAGCACATATGCATCAACACTCTTGGATCGTTCCAGTGCTCCTGCAGGCCTGGCTACCAGCTGCACATCGACCACCGCACCTGTGTGG ACATTGATGAATGTAAACTCCAGAACGGCGGCTGCTCCCACTCCTGCACCAACTCTCCAGGAGGACATGATTGCCACTGCCCTCCCCCTCTGCTGTTGGACAGGGACAACCACACCTGCAGCA ATGTTTCATCTTGTAAGCTGAGAAATGGCGGCTGTGACCACGTGTGCGCGGTGGGGGCTGAGGGCCGCGTCCGCTGCAGCTGTGGAACAGGCTGGAAGCTGGGCGAGGACCTGAGGAGCTGCGTGG ATGTGAATGAGTGCGGGGACTTTACAAACGGGGGctgtgatcagctctgtgtgaaCCACCCTGGTGGGTTCTACTGCACCTGCCGGGACGGGTATGAAGCTCGCACCGATGACCTCACCAAGTGCCAGC CTGTGTGTGACCCTAGCTGTCAGAACTACGGTGTCTGTGTGGCTCCAAACAGCTGTGACTGTCCCCCGGGTTACCCTGGAGTGGGCTGCTCCG ccatGTGCTCTCCAGCCTGTGCCCATGGAGGAACCTGTATGCGCTGGAACAACTGTTTGTGTCCCCCCGGCTGGACCGGAGCAGGCTGCCACACAGGTAAACCCCCTCTGACACAAAGGTTAATGAAGAGTGACACACACTCCAGAGGTAGTGTCACTGTCTGCAAACACAGAGATTGGTTtcaaggaaacaaaaacagacagcACAAAAAACACTGA